The genomic interval ATGTATTGTAACTGCTATGCTAGTTATTGTTGGCATAGGATCGTGGCCTTACTCTTTGTTTATTTTCTCTGGTCCAGAAGCGGTGTTGCCATGGGGCCAGGAGGTGAGCTGCATCCTGTACCCGCTCTTCGTTTACCTCCACTTGGACATGGTGCGCTGCAGCCTGAAGGGGGCGGTGGATGGCTTCTACAGCCGCTTCCACAGCCTCTTCCTGGGGGACGCCGAGCAGCGCTCCACCGTGGAGCAGCTTCGCCATGTCCTCACCCAGCAGGATGTCACCGCCAACCCCAAGCTCCTGGCCTTCCTCGACCACAAGTATGTGGTGAACCTGACAGAGCCGGCCTACAGTTACTTGTTACGCTACCTGCAGAGCGAAGACAACAGTACCCTCTGCAGGGCCCTCAGCACCCACGTCCAGGTAGAGGTCACCTCCTCACCACGCACTGACTACCAGCTGTACGGGACGACGGGTGCGGGAGCTCCCGGGGCCGCCACCACAGCCCCCAACTCTACCTCCTCGTGGTCGGGCGCGGATGGCCCTGAGCGAGGAGAGGTGGCGGGGGTGGAGGTCCTCACAGGGATCCCGCAGAGCGAGGCCGCCCTGGAGGCACTGCAGGACTGCATTAAGAAGGTGCGTGAGGGGCCGCCGTCACTCACAACCGTGTGCTTCTACGCCTTCCAGCACACGGAGCAGCTGCTGAACGCGGCAGAGGTGTCGGCCGACAGCAAGCTGCTGGCCGCCGGGTTCGACAACTCGGCCGTCAAGCTATGGAGTCTTAGGGCCAGGAAACTGAAGGCCAGGCCACACCGGACCGACGTGTCACACATCCGCCTAGCATGCGACGTGCTggaagaggaggtgagaggaTTTTCTTTGGTTACGATTTTTACAGAAATAGTCAGTTGTTAGATAAATGGCATGGCCGTTGTTAGTATCTCAGCCGCCAAGTATGGGAAACTTACATATCTAGGCAGTacaatggtgtttcctctgaaaaTGTCAATGCGCTCTTTTCCCCCTGTATTCAGGCAGATGAAGAGGACGGCTCGGGCAGCGAGATCAAGACCCTGCGTGGCCACAGCGGTCCGGTGTTCCGCACAGCCTTCCTGACAGATAGCTCGGGCCTGCTATCCTGCTCGGAGGACACGTCCATTCGCTACTGGGACCTGGGCAGCTTCACCAACACGGCCCTCTACCAGGGCCACGCCTACCCCGTCTGGGACGTGGACGTCAGCCCCTGCAGCCTCTACTTTGCCAGCGGCTCCCACGACCGCACCGCCCGCCTCTGGACCTTCTCCAGGACCTACCCCCTGAGGCTCTACGCCGGCCACTTAGCGGACGTGGACTGTGTCAAGTTCCACCCCAACTCAAACTACCTGGCCACAGGCTCAACGGATAAAACCGTCCGCCTCTGGAGTACCCAGCAGGGGGCGTCAGTGCGCCTGTTCACAGGCCACCGCGGCCCTGTGTTGTCCATAGCCTTTGCGCCCAATGGGAAGTACCTGGCGTCGGCGGGCGAGGACCAACGGGTGAAGCTGTGGGACTTGGCCTCAGGGGCTCTGGTCAAGGACCTGAGGGGCCACACGGACAGTGTCACCAGCCTGTCGTTCAGCCCCGACAGCAGCCTGGTGGCCTCCTCTTCCATGGACAACTCAGTCAGGGTGTGGGACATCCGAAACTCCCACGGGACGACCCACGCGGATGGCTCGTCCAGCGAGCTGGTGGGGCTCTACACAGGCAACACCAGCAACGTGCTCAACGTCCAGTTCATGGCCTGTAACTTGCTCCTGGTGACGGGAACAGCGCAGGAGAAACATGGACAGtagccattttgttttgtttggcCTGTCTGTTTAGTTTTGTTTAAAAGACTGTTGTGTCCATCTCCAACATGGTCACCATGGAGACATGCATACATATTTTTTTCCCTAAGCCAATCAGAGAGGCTTAATTTCAGGTCAAACGGTCACTTGCTAAAATTGTCCACTCAAGGTTGTTTTTGACAAGATCTCTGAGTAGAATTAGAGCTGTTAATCTGAACATACTGCAAAAAATGACTTGGTTTTATTTTGATGCTTATATCCACAATGCCAAAATGAGAAGTGTCATGGAAGAGGGTAGATTCATAGGAAAGGACTTTTGATTTATGACATTTTCACTGAGAACTACCTGATGGGTCCTACTAGTGAGACCTCAACTTTTCAAACTCACGAAATGTTTCCAATAAATTTACATCAAAGTAGAATGTTAGCTTGGCATGGTTACGGATGAGGCTTGCATTTTGGGTCTAGTGCCTTGATGGTCAGCACCTGTTTTATTCGGTCACGCACAAAATTCACATTGATCTTAAAAATGGGTCTCTGGCTATTCGATTACTTGAGTTGTTTAAAATCAGCATCTCCCCAGAATTTGTCCTCGTACAGTTGTTAAACATCATCACCGCTAATTGAGAATGTTGGTATGCTATGAAATGCTGAACTGTGATCAATATGAGAGTAGTCACAGGGAAAGGATGACAGCTGTACTTTTGTTTCTTACCATTCTGTTAGTGGCATTATTTGTAATATGCTGAGAagtgtaaatatatttttgtaatcTCTGACTGGCTGTACCTGGTTTTTCTTTTTCAAGAGAGATGGCACCCTGTTGCATGTTTTTCTTTGTGGGTGAAAATGAATTGAGAAAGTTAAGAGAAAGATTTGGACTTGGAGTGTTTATATTGCTTCATATCTATAATGGTAAAGATAAAACAAATGGACACTCTTGTCAGTTGACATACACTTTCTGTTCATATCAGTCTTTTATTTGTAAACGATCGTTTCTTTTTAAATGGCCTTTTAATAAGGTCATAGGATCAACCATTTCTCCACAAATTGATCCTGATCTTTAAGATCTAAAACTTGATCTTGTGCTGTTCCACTTCAAATATACATAACATGTTAGCAGTGACTTCAAATCTGTCACTACCTAAAACCTGACATTCTAGAACACATTCTATAGTGAACTCTCATATCAGAGAGCGAGCAGTAACAGCCAGTTGGGCAGGGAAAGTGGGCGAGGTCAGGTGTGTTGCCATGGGAGTGGACAAACCAGTTTATGTCTGGAGGGTGTGTACCTATCTACCCACCTGCTTGACAAGCTTGTCACTCCATCCAAACCACATACACATCAAAGAAACCAGACTGGCAAAACACcaacgcccctctctctctcccagtttcTGTCACTGCTCACAAACAAgggacatctctcccacacacacacacacacaccgtccttctccatctctccctagtTTCCCCTTTGGTCTGAGCCCTCAAGATGCCCGCCAAGTCGATCAGCACCCAAGGGGATGGGAAGACATTTGAGCAGCTGAGGCAGGAGTGTCTACAGAAGAAGAGACTGTTTGAGGACCCAGACTTCCCTGCCTGCGACTCATCCCTCTACTACAGCCAGAGCGTGCCCATCAACTTTGAATGGAAGAGGCCTGGGGTATGTAAGCTATAGTACAAATGTTCTACTACGAGGGCGctaatgtgacaaatacagtagTTAGTGGTAATTACAGTGTAATTAGAATATTTGTAGTTGATCATTGAGAAGGAATGGCCTGGATGGGGTCTCTGTCGTAGGTAGATTGTGCTAATTTGATCTGATGGCAAGACACTATACAATGTTAAAGTATAGAAGACCATAATCCTTATATTTACCTTATTCACATTATATCAAACCTCAAGACCTGGCCAGTTCTCTCTGTTGATGACGAGCTTTTATCCAACCATCCCTTTAAAACCAGTACTGCAAGAAAAGAATGTATTAGCCAATACTTTTATCTGGCTAATATCTAATTCCCTTTCTGAAGTGTTCATCTCTTGAAACTTAGGACATTTTAAAGTTCCATGTACACAAATGAAGCTGGAGATACTGTACATGCCTGTCTCACGTGTAGGGCACAGTCTTCTGGAATGTAGCCTTGAAGCATGCATTGAATGTTTTCTCTCTGTTGACTTTGCTGGGAGTGGTGGTTGACAGGTTGTGCTCAGAGAGGTTAGCTAATCTTAAGAGTTTACGCTAGCCAGTTTTCACTCATTGTATATCCACAACAACATTCACACTGTGCATTTCAATACATACCGCTGACCACACACTGCCATTGAGAGTGAGTGCCTTGCCAAGGCTGATACAGCAATGTGTAACTAATAAGATCTGTGATCAACCATTAAAACTAGCATAACTCAAATCTCAAAGAAGACCATCTCTCCATGTAACATTAGAGACTGAAATGGGAAAGATCCAACTAAGATCCTATTTATGATCCTTACACATTTTTCTCTCGGGTGACCCTTGTGAATGAATACCTGTACCGCCTCTCTGTGTTCCTGCGTTCCAGTGACTGGGGACTTTGACTGATTAAGATGCCAGGAATGTGAACACACCTTCCCGAGGCGGCAGAGTCACTCCTAACCCCATCTCCGTTTTAAACCTGTTTCTCCACTGTCACTAAGCGTCTTACACCTGCTCCTATTCTTTTACAGGAACTTTGCGAGAATCCCGAATTCATAGTCGGTGGGGCTGACAGGACAGACATATGTCAAGGAGCACTAGGTTTGTATACATAGTGCTTCTTATATGATACGAATCGTATATCATACATCCATATCCAAACACTAGAAATAACAATGAGTTATTTGTCTGGGGACCACAAGAAAGCAGATTGCGGGCCTGATGTGGCCCCCGGGCCTTGAATTTAAGACTAGTCTCTATAGCATTACATACGACAGCTAAAATGGGGGGTTATGTCCATGGCTTTCAGTGTGTAGGTCCTGACtcattaaatctctctctctctgtctgtcactgtctgtgtCACCCAGGGGACTGCTGGCTCCTGGCAGCCATTGCCTCTCTGACCCTCCATAAGGAGACCCTGGCCAGAGTGGTGCCGAACGACCAGGGCTTTGACCGCAGCTACGCTGGCATCTTCCACTTTCAGGTAGACTCGCCCACTACAAAGCTATCAACTGCCCATCACATTTATTGACAGAATATTGCATTTTATCTATATGACAATATTACATTATTCACAGAATGTTTGAGTCTTAAATGTTAATtgttacagtggcaagaaaaagtatgtgaaccctttggaattacctggatttctgcattatacaatttgatctgatcttcatctaagtcaaaACAAATGGACAAAcatagtctgcttaaactaataacacacatatgattgtatttttcttgtttaTATTGAATATCATCATTTAAACATTTACAGTGTAGGTtcgaaaaagtatgtgaacccctagggtaatgacttctccaaaagctaattggagtcaggcgTCAACTAACCTGGAGTTGAATCAAGGAGGCGAGATTGGAGATTTTGATTAGAGCTGCCCAATAAAAAACACTctcaaaatttgagtttgctattcacaagaagcgtTTCCGGATGTGAACCATGCcacgaacaaaagagatctcagaagacctacgattaagaattgttgccttgcatgaagctggaaagggttacaaaagtatctctaaaagtcagtccacagtaagacaaattgtctataaatggagaaatttcATCAcagttgctactctccctaggagtggccgtcctgcaaagatgacagCAAGAGCACAgtgaatgctcaatgaggttaagaagaatcctagagtgtcagctaaagacttacagaaatttctggaagatgctaacatctgtgttgacgagtctacaatgcgtaaaacactaaacaagaatggtgttcatgggaggacaccatggaagaagccactgctgtccaaaaaaaaaacattgctgcacgtctgaagttcgcaaaagagcacctggatgttccacagcgcttctggcaaaatattctgtggacagatgaaactaaagctgtgttgtttggaaggaatacacaacactatgtgcggagaaaaaaaggcacagcacaccaacatcaaaacctcatcccaactgtaaactatggtggagggagcatcatggtttggggctgcatcaggccctggacagcttgctatcatcaacagaaaaatgacatttttttatcaagacattttgcaggagaatgtaaggctatctgtccgccaattaaagctcaacagaagttaggtcatgcaacaggacaacccaaaagacagaagtaaatcaacaacagaatggcttgaacagaagaaaatactccttctggagtggcccagtcagtcctgacctcaaccccattgagatgctgtggcatgacctcaagagcgGTTCACACTAGACATCCCAAGAATAGTGTGTAACTGacacagttttgtaaagaggaatggtccaaaattcctcctgaccgttgtgcaggtctgatccgcagctacagaaaacgtttcgttgaggttattgctgccaaaggaggggcaacctgttattaaatccaagggttcacatactttttccaacctgcactgtgaatgtttacacggtgtgttcaatagaCATGAACAATTAATTGTTTgcgtgttattagtttaagcagactgtttgtctattgttgtgacttggaTGAAAATCAGATAAAATGTTATGAGCAATttctgcagaaatccaggtaattctaaagggttcacatactttttcttcccaCTGCACATAGTACTTACTGTATTGACATCAGTGATTACACAATTCTTTAGTTAAAGGAAGTCATccgtaattataaactgggtggttcgagccctgtaTTCTgatttggctgacagccgtggtttaTCAGACCATATAACATGGatatgacaaaatatttatttttactgctctaactacgttggtaaccagtttataatagcaataaggcacctcaaggtttgtggtatatggccaatataccacggcgaaggactgtatccaggcactctgtgttgcatcgtgtgtaagaacagcccttagccgtggtatattggccttaTACCACACcgcctcgggccttattgcttaagtatctCCTCCAGTTCTGGCAGCACAACAGATGGCTGGACGTAGTGGTGGATGACCGACTGCCTGCTGTGAGGAACCGCCTGGTGCTGCTCCACTCTGCCTCCAACAACGAGTTTTGGAGCGCACTGCTGGAGAAGGCCTATGCCAAGTATGTGTAACTTGTAAACTTTTAAAAGTACACGTATAACATTTATGCAAACTAAAATAGGTGTTTTGTACAACTATTGTCGGTTCTTATCACGTTTGCTTGATAGTGTGTAGTTCATGTAAAACATGAGTATTGGATGACTGTAACCAATTTTTCACCAAATGCATGCAGACACTCCGCAAAGCTTGGGTTAATTTTCAGATGCCTGCTATTTGATGCCCATTATATCCCTAGTTAACCCATTCCATCCCATTCCTGTCAGGTTGAACGGGAGCTATGAGTCCCTGAAGGGAGGCTCTACCCTGGAGGCCATGGAGGACTTCACCGGCGGCGTGGGGGAGACGTACGAGACCAAAAGTGCTCCAACCGACCTCTTCAACATCATGAAGAAGGCCTACGACAGAGGCTCAATGATGGGCTGCTCTATCGACGTAAGGGCCCCCAAACCAGTTTCAATGGAAGACCATTATACATGGGGTACTTAGACACCAGGTCCCGTATTTCCAAAGCGTCTCAGAATAGGAGTGCTGGTCAGATATAGGATCAGTTTTTGTCTTTTAGATTACAATGAATAAAATAATATAGACAGgatggacctgatcctagatctgcactcCTACTACTATGAGACACTTTGTCTCTCAAACCTGGACCCATAATCACATAGTCCTGGTCTTTGGTGGCTGATACAGTTTGTTTTTTCCTCTCTCCAGATCACCAGCTCTGCTGAGTCAGAGGCCCAGACAGCTTCAGGACTGGTGAAGGGACACGCCTACTCCATCACAGGCCTTGAGGAGGTTAACTGCAGAGGGAAAAAGGTCAAGCTGATCCGGATCAGGAACCCTTGGGGACAGGTGGAATGGAACGGTGCCTGGagtgatgagtgagtccagttaATTTCCATCAGGTGTTGCTGAGATGAGTAGGAATAAAAACCAGCGTACACTATGCATTATGGGAGAGTGGTTATTCTGTCATCTGTTTTCTCTCTTACAGGTCCAGGGAGTGGAATGTGATCGACAGTTCTGAGAAGAAACGCATTCTTCAGAACTCCATGGATGATGGTGAATTCTGGTTAGTAACAACAGCGATTGTAATAGTTTTACATCTGGCACTGCATCAAAGTTTCCCGCATGTTCAACAGCAATAGGTTTTCCAGTGGCCCTGAACAGTTACCGGACAAGTGTATAAAGTGAATAAAGTGAAGATTTTTCTGAATCAAAATGGTTGCTTGTTTCAGGATGGAGTTTGAGGACTTCAAGGCCAACTACGACAAGATAGAGATCTGCAACCTGACGCCGGACTCTCTGACGGACGACACCAAGCGGAAGTGGGAGGTGAACATGTTCGAGGGCAACTGGATCCGTGGCTCCACCGCAGGCGGCTGCAGGAACTTCATAGGTGAGAGGACAAGGTTGCAGACAGAAATGTAATAAATAGACTTGACTTGATTCCCTATTCTACATGAGAGATGAACATATATGTTCTACACAGTACATTTCTATCTGAGCTTTGTAATGTGACAGTCAGCTTGGTTCATACAAGTTTGATGACCCAGATAAAAGGAATGCCAATTGTATCTTTATGATGAATCCACTGTGCCAGAAGTGACCAACCCTGATTCTGGAATGTCAGATAGTGTAtgtaggcttttgttccagcccaataCAACCATTTTAACCTGTTTTCCCCCAGATACATTTTGGACCAACCCTCAGTTCAAGCTGTCCTTGCTGCATGctgatgataataatgataagTGCAGCGTGGTCATCGCTCTGATGCAGAAGAACCGCCGTGCGCTGAGGAAAGAGGGACTGGACCTGCAAACCATCGGTTTTGCTCTTTACGAGGTTAGAGAGACAACAGGCAAAGAGACCATATGCACAAACAATAGGAATACATTGGCTTTCAATTTCCTAGTACATGCTACCTATAGTTACTGTTATTGTGGTTCATCACAAAGTTCCTCATTAGAATTTGAAGGGTCTCTAAAaacttgtccctccctctctcttctccctcaggCCCCTGCAGATGAGGACCACCTGGGGAAAGACTTCTTCCGGTACAATGGGTCCAAGGCTCGCAGTAAGACCTACATCAACGTGAGGGAGATCTCCGAGCGCTTCACCTTGCCACCAGGGAACtacctgctggtgcccaccaccTTCCAGCCCCACGACGAGGCCGACTTCATCATACGCATCTTCTCTGAGAAGGCAGCCGGAACCATGTATGATATTTACATATTGTCTGTGAATCAGTATTAGTTTCAAGCAGATAGGTTGAATGAAAGCCCTTGATGGCTGTAGCCAATCCAACTAATATTTGTTTGACTTTTAATATTGCATGTAGCCTAAATTCTCATTCAATGTAAGATTTGCTGGACAAGTTAATGTATGTGATAGAAAGCTATTCACAGGATGTTGTCATCAACAGGGAGATGGGAAACACAGTAGATGCTGATTTGCCCGATGTAAGTACTCTGCTATTGAATACCACAAAACTGCAATGCTCTTTATTTCCTGTTGATGATGTATTGTGATGTATCTCTCAGCCCCCAATGCCCAGTCTACCAGAGGAGGAGACGGATGAGGAGAAGGGACTGAGGAGAATGTTTGAAAAGATTGCTGGTTCGGTAAGAAAGTAAAAATATTATAAGAAATGAGGAGAGCTGTTTCTGCTAAACTGGCAATGTCCCTGATTCAGATACTATGAGTATGTCGAAGGAAAACAGTAATGTCGTACCCCCTGatcataagactgttaaatggctAACAACTACTGCTCTCCCTCTTATAATATCCCACTCCCACAGACGATCCACACACTCTacccactctgacacacacaccttcactgtcACTcttactcacacacgcacacactcgcaTACAGCCTTACTCACACACTCATTATTGACGCCACACACTTACACCCACACACCCCCTCACACCTACGCTGCTGCTAAAATGATTAATGATTCGATTTATTACTACCATTTACGCTGTGATTAATTGATTATTGATTTCCATTAGTATCTAGCTATTTCTGCTACTGGTCACTGTTACTCCtctatacatgtatatatatatgtatatattaccattagtactgtatattaccacactgtatttatatattcctgctaccagtcacctttcagccctgtttacatgtatatcctactaccagtcactttaTATGTCTAAACCCAcctcaaccactccagtacccctgcattgaataaggtactggcacTGACCTGAAAGAGCTCTCAacgtaagaatttcactgtactgttttacacctgttgtgtcCTGTGGCGAATAATCTTTGAAACGTGTGCACCCCCTATTGGTCATAACCAGAATGTAATATTTTGTCTATTGTGTCTTCTCCCTAGGACCAGGCCATCTCTGCCAAGGAGCTTCAGCAGGTGTTGAATGGAGTACTTAGCAGGAGTAAGCAGCCCTCCTCTTAAAAGTCACATCCATTGTGTGTTATTACAACTCCGACGTTCACATAAAGAGCAATTCAGCGAATGTCATTTGAATACACATCCACAAGCACATAGGTTGACTCTTGACTctttaaaacaaaaaataaacttgCACACTCTGGGTCTGTGAGGTTATACTTTCATGGATTACATATTTTATAATATTATCATGATTATTTTAGGGATTTGTTATGATTTTCCTCTCTTTTCCTTCAGGGAGAGAGATCAAGTTTAACGGTCTGAGTCTCAACACCTGCCACAGCATCATCAACCTGATGGATGTATCCTTCACCTGTCCTAAACGCCTATAATGAGGCTTTGGAAAATGCATTACTGTGATCAATATTGGATTCATGCTTTtacaatatacactatatatacaaaaataagtaGACACTCCTTCAATTTaggggatttggctatttcagccacacagttgctgacaggtgtataaaatcaagcacacagtcatgcaatctccatagacaaacattggaagtagaatggccttactgaagagctccgtgactttcactgtcataggatgccagctttccagcaagtcagttcatcaaatttctgccctgctagagctgccttggtcaactgtaagtgctgttattgtgaagtggaaacgtctaggagcaacaacggctcagccgggaagtggtaggccacacaagctcacaggacGGGattgctgagtgctgaagcgtgtaaaaattgtctgtcctcggttgcaacactcactaccgagttccaaactgcctctggaagcaacgtcagcacaataactgttcatcgggagtttCATTAAATTaatttccatggtcgagcagccgcacacaagccaaagatcaccaagcgcaatgccaagcatcggctggagtgatgtaaagctcgccgccattggaccctggagcagtggaaaggcgTTTTTTAgaatgatgaatcatgcttcaccatctggcaagtctgatggatgaatctgggtttggtggatgccaggagaacgctacctgacggaatgcatagtgccaactgtaaagtttggtggaagaggaataatggtctggggctgtttttcatggtttgggctaggcctctgagttccagtgaaggaaaatcttaacactacagtctacaattacattttagacaattttgtgtttccaactttgtggcaacagtttggggaaggacctttcctgtttcagcatgacaatgcccctgtgcacaaagcgaggtccatacagaaatgttttgtcgagatcggtgtggaagaacttgactgacttgcacagaaccctgacctcaaccccatcgaacacctttgggaagaattggaacgccgactgtgagccaggccttatcgcccaacatcagtgcccgtcctcactaatactcttgtagctgaatgtaagcaagtccccgcagcaatgttccaacatctagtggaaagccttcccagaagagtggaggctgtttatagcagcaaagtggggaccaactcaatattaatgcccatgattttggaatgagatgtttgacgagcatgtccacatacttttagtcatgtaggTTACTTGCCTTGACAGATCAATCCAGGTTGACAATTCAGGGCAGCTTGAGTTTCAGGAGTTCAAGGTCTTCTGGGAAAAGATGAAGAAATGGATTGTAAGTACAGCATAACTACATGTTGCAGTCAGTTACAATATCATATACATTGTTATACAATAGCCTATGACGGCAATTTAATATTGAACATGTGTGTGGATTGGAGGTGATAACGATGTCTATGGTGTTGGTTGCAGATGCTCTTCATTTCTTATGACACGGACCGGTCAGGGAAGATGTCCTCCTATGAGCTCCGCATAGCTCTCAAAGCAGCAGGTGAGAGACAACCGCGGGGTACAAAGGGTTAGAACAAAATGCCTGCATAGAAGGTCATATCTCAATGGTAGAATGCTAGTGTTGAATCCTGTCTTTGATCTTGAAGATCTCTTTCTCTGTGAGTACTCCCACGCTCTCTCAAGAAGACATTTCAGGGGGCCAGAAAGACAAAGGCAAAGGTGTGACTTCAGGTGTGAATCACTAGTAACATTCTGTCTCCACCATCCAAGGCATGCATCTGAACACCAAGCTCCTCCAGCTGCTTGGCTTGAGGTTCGCTGATGAGAACTACGACATCGACTTTGATGACTACCTCACCTGCATCGTCCGCCTGGAAAATATGTTCAGTGAGTACCAAGGGATTGTACCACCTTATGGGATGTAGCTGCTCAAATAACTCGTATTTTCATGGAACAAGTAAACACTCAGAGATGTTTAATGCTTTGGAGTTGTTGGACATACCCAATGTTATATTGGGTATGTCCAACATTATATTGTTGACAAAAAATATATCTGTCCTC from Salvelinus alpinus chromosome 2, SLU_Salpinus.1, whole genome shotgun sequence carries:
- the LOC139567652 gene encoding TAF5-like RNA polymerase II p300/CBP-associated factor-associated factor 65 kDa subunit 5L isoform X1; this encodes MKRVRTEQIQYTVAQYLKRRQYVDTESSLKGAKLSQSAEEMAANLTVQTESGCANIVSAAPCQADPQQYETQFSRLRNFLSEAVLPWGQEVSCILYPLFVYLHLDMVRCSLKGAVDGFYSRFHSLFLGDAEQRSTVEQLRHVLTQQDVTANPKLLAFLDHKYVVNLTEPAYSYLLRYLQSEDNSTLCRALSTHVQVEVTSSPRTDYQLYGTTGAGAPGAATTAPNSTSSWSGADGPERGEVAGVEVLTGIPQSEAALEALQDCIKKVREGPPSLTTVCFYAFQHTEQLLNAAEVSADSKLLAAGFDNSAVKLWSLRARKLKARPHRTDVSHIRLACDVLEEEADEEDGSGSEIKTLRGHSGPVFRTAFLTDSSGLLSCSEDTSIRYWDLGSFTNTALYQGHAYPVWDVDVSPCSLYFASGSHDRTARLWTFSRTYPLRLYAGHLADVDCVKFHPNSNYLATGSTDKTVRLWSTQQGASVRLFTGHRGPVLSIAFAPNGKYLASAGEDQRVKLWDLASGALVKDLRGHTDSVTSLSFSPDSSLVASSSMDNSVRVWDIRNSHGTTHADGSSSELVGLYTGNTSNVLNVQFMACNLLLVTGTAQEKHGQ
- the LOC139567651 gene encoding calpain-9-like; translation: MPAKSISTQGDGKTFEQLRQECLQKKRLFEDPDFPACDSSLYYSQSVPINFEWKRPGELCENPEFIVGGADRTDICQGALGDCWLLAAIASLTLHKETLARVVPNDQGFDRSYAGIFHFQFWQHNRWLDVVVDDRLPAVRNRLVLLHSASNNEFWSALLEKAYAKLNGSYESLKGGSTLEAMEDFTGGVGETYETKSAPTDLFNIMKKAYDRGSMMGCSIDITSSAESEAQTASGLVKGHAYSITGLEEVNCRGKKVKLIRIRNPWGQVEWNGAWSDESREWNVIDSSEKKRILQNSMDDGEFWMEFEDFKANYDKIEICNLTPDSLTDDTKRKWEVNMFEGNWIRGSTAGGCRNFIDTFWTNPQFKLSLLHADDNNDKCSVVIALMQKNRRALRKEGLDLQTIGFALYEAPADEDHLGKDFFRYNGSKARSKTYINVREISERFTLPPGNYLLVPTTFQPHDEADFIIRIFSEKAAGTMEMGNTVDADLPDPPMPSLPEEETDEEKGLRRMFEKIAGSDQAISAKELQQVLNGVLSRRREIKFNGLSLNTCHSIINLMDVDNSGQLEFQEFKVFWEKMKKWIMLFISYDTDRSGKMSSYELRIALKAAGMHLNTKLLQLLGLRFADENYDIDFDDYLTCIVRLENMFRVFQALDKSKTGQVNMNILQFLLLSMNV
- the LOC139567652 gene encoding TAF5-like RNA polymerase II p300/CBP-associated factor-associated factor 65 kDa subunit 5L isoform X2; the encoded protein is MKRVRTEQIQYTVAQYLKRRQYVDTESSLKGAKLSQSAEEMAANLTVQTESGCANIVSAAPCQADPQQYETQFSRLRNFLSAVLPWGQEVSCILYPLFVYLHLDMVRCSLKGAVDGFYSRFHSLFLGDAEQRSTVEQLRHVLTQQDVTANPKLLAFLDHKYVVNLTEPAYSYLLRYLQSEDNSTLCRALSTHVQVEVTSSPRTDYQLYGTTGAGAPGAATTAPNSTSSWSGADGPERGEVAGVEVLTGIPQSEAALEALQDCIKKVREGPPSLTTVCFYAFQHTEQLLNAAEVSADSKLLAAGFDNSAVKLWSLRARKLKARPHRTDVSHIRLACDVLEEEADEEDGSGSEIKTLRGHSGPVFRTAFLTDSSGLLSCSEDTSIRYWDLGSFTNTALYQGHAYPVWDVDVSPCSLYFASGSHDRTARLWTFSRTYPLRLYAGHLADVDCVKFHPNSNYLATGSTDKTVRLWSTQQGASVRLFTGHRGPVLSIAFAPNGKYLASAGEDQRVKLWDLASGALVKDLRGHTDSVTSLSFSPDSSLVASSSMDNSVRVWDIRNSHGTTHADGSSSELVGLYTGNTSNVLNVQFMACNLLLVTGTAQEKHGQ